In a single window of the Colius striatus isolate bColStr4 chromosome 21, bColStr4.1.hap1, whole genome shotgun sequence genome:
- the CLSTN1 gene encoding calsyntenin-1 isoform X1, which produces MPPRRPGMPPAPASCLLLAALLCGGVGAARVNKHKPWIETTYHGIVTENDNMVLLDPPLIALDKDAPLRFAESFEVTVTKEGEICGFKIHGQNVPFEAVVVDKSTGEGIIRSKEKLDCELQKDYTFTIQAYDCGKGPDGANAKKSHKATVHIQVNDVNEYAPVFKEKSYKATVIEGKRYDNILKVEAVDADCSPQFSQICNYEIVTPDVPFAIDKDGYIKNTEKLSYGKEHQYKLTVTAYDCGKKRAAEDVLVKISIKPTCKPGWQGWSKRIEYEPGTGSLALFPGMHLETCDEPITSVQATVELETNHIGKGCDRDTYSEKSIHRLCGASSGTAELLPPPSSAANWTIGLPTDNGHDSDQVFEFNGTQAVKIPDGVVTVNLKEPFMISVWMRHGPGTKEKETILCNSDKTDMNRHHYTLYVHNCRLVFLFRQDPSEGKTYKPAEFHWKLNQVCDKEWHHYVLNVEFPAVTLYVDGVSYDPFPVTEDYPLHPSKIETQLVVGACWQEYTGNENDNETVPETSAGGELHMAQFFRGNLAGLMIRSGKLENKKVIDCLYTCKEGLDLQMADGVGKGVKIHMNPSQSTLTLEGDDIDRVDKAMQHISYLNSRQFPTPGIRRLKVTSVVKCFNEEACASIPSVEGYVMVLQPEEPKISLSGINHFARSASEFESPEGVSLFPELRIISTITREVEPEGDGDEDPTVQESLVSEEIMHNLDTCEVTVLGEELNQEQESLEIDMTRLQQKGIEMSSSNLGMIITGVDTMASYEEVLHLIRYRNWHTVSLFDRKFKLVCSELNGRYVSNEFKVEVNVIHTANPVEHANHIAAQPQFVHPVHHTFVDLSGHNLANPHPFSVVPSTATVVIVVCVSFLVFMIILGVFRIRAAHQRTMRDQDTGKENEMDWDDSALTITVNPMETYEDQHSSEEEEEEEEEESEDGEEDDITSAESESSEEEEGEQEEDQQNVNRQQQLEWDDSTLSY; this is translated from the exons TTAACAAACATAAGCCATGGATTGAAACAACTTATCATGGTATAGTTACAGAAAATGACAACATGGTGCTCTTGGATCCCCCTTTAATAGCCCTGGACAAAGATGCACCTCTGCGATTTGCAG AGAGTTTTGAGGTGACAGTCACCAAAGAAG GTGAGATTTGTGGATTTAAAATTCACGGGCAGAATGTTCCCTTTGAAGCAGTGGTAGTGGATAAATCCACTGGTGAGGGAATAATACGCTCTAAAGAAAAGCTTGACTGTGAGCTACAGAAGGACTACACATTCACCATACAGGCCTATGACTGTGGGAAGGGGCCAGATGgagcaaatgcaaaaaaatcccacaa AGCAACAGTCCATATTCAGGTGAACGACGTTAACGAGTACGCTCCTGTGTTTAAAGAAAAGTCATACAAGGCCACGGTTATTGAAGGGAAGAGGTATGACAACATCCTGAAAGTGGAAGCAGTGGATGCAGATTGTTCACCTCAGTTCAGCCAGATTTGCAACTATGAAATTGTAACTCCAGATGTACCTTTTGCTATTGACAAAGATG gttatataaaaaatacagaaaagttaaGCTATGGTAAAGAACATCAGTATAAACTGACAGTAACAGCGTATGACTGTGGGAAGAAGAGAGCTGCTGAGGATGTGTTGGTTAAAATTAGCATAAAGCCTACATGCAAGCCTGGCTGGCAAG GTTGGAGCAAAAGAATAGAATATGAGCCTGGTACTGGTTCATTAGCTCTTTTCCCTGGCATGCATTTGGAGACGTGTGATGAGCCAATAACCTCAGTTCAAGCAACTGTTGAACTAGAAACCAACCATATTGGTAAAGGCTGCGATAGAGACACGTATTCTGAGAAATCCATTCACAGGCTCTGTG GTGCTtcttctggcacagctgagctgcttcctcctcccagTAGTGCTGCTAACTGGACAATAGGACTTCCTACTGATAATGGTCATGACAGTGACCAAGTCTTCGAATTTAATGGCACACAAGCTGTGAAGATCCCAGATGGTGTTGTCACAGTCAATCTAAAAGAGCCCTTCATGATTTCAGTGTGGATGAGACATGGGCCTGGAACCAAAGAGAAAGAGACGATTCTGTGCAATTCAGACAAGACAG ATATGAACCGGCATCACTACACGCTCTACGTACACAACTGCAggcttgttttcctcttccGCCAAGATCCTTCAGAGGGAAAAACGTACAAACCTGCTGAATTTCACTGGAAACTAAACCAA GTATGTGACAAAGAGTGGCATCATTATGTCCTGAATGTCGAATTCCCTGCGGTAACTCTTTATGTAGATGGTGTTTCATATGATCCCTTCCCAGTGACTGAGGATTACCCACTTCATCCTTCAAAGATAGAAACACAGCTGGTAGTTGGAGCATGTTGGCAAG AATATAcaggaaatgaaaatgacaATGAAACTGTGCCTGAGACCTCTGCAG GTGGTGAGCTCCACATGGCTCAGTTTTTCCGAGGCAATCTGGCAGGTTTGATGATTCGTTCTGGGaaactggaaaacaagaaagtgaTAGATTGCCTGTATACTTGCAAAGAGGGACTGGATTTGCAGATGGCTGATGGTGTTGGCAAGGGCGTGAAG ATCCACATGAACCCAAGTCAGTCAACGCTGACCTTAGAGGGGGATGATATTGACAGAGTTGACAAGGCCATGCAACACATTTCCTATCTGAATTCCCGCCAGTTCCCAACACCTGGGATTCGGAGGCTTAAAGTCACCAGCGTTGTCAA GTGCTTCAATGAAGAGGCCTGTGCCTCCATTCCTTCTGTGGAGGGATATGTAATGGTCTTGCAACCAGAGGAACCGAAAATCAGCCTTAGTGGCATCAACCATTTTGCCCGCTCTGCCTCGGAGTTTGAGAGCCCTGAGGGCGTTTCCCTCTTTCCTGAGCTTCGCATAATAAGCACCATTACACGGGAAGTGGAGCCGGAGGGAGATGGAGATGAAGATCCTACAG tTCAAGAGTCTTTGGTTTCTGAAGAGATCATGCATAACCTGGATACGTGTGAGGTGACAGTGCTAGGAGAGGAACTAAATCAGGAACAAGAAAGCCTGGAGATTGACATGACACGATTGCAGCAGAAAGGCATTGAGATGAGTAGTTCCAACCTGGGCATGATTATCACAG GGGTTGATACTATGGCCAGTTATGAAGAAGTTTTGCATTTGATACGCTACAGGAACTGGCACACTGTTTCCCTCTTTGACAGAAAGTTCAAATTAGTCTGTTCTGAGCTTAACGGGCGCTACGTCAGCAACGAGTTTAAAGTGGAG GTGAATGTTATCCACACAGCTAACCCAGTTGAACATGCTAATCACATAGCTGCACAGCCACAGTTTGTTCATCCAGTGCATCACACATTTGTTGATCTCTCTGGGCACAACTTAGCAAACCCTCATCCATTTTCAG TTGTTCCAAGTACAGCCACTGTTGTGATTGTAGTTTGTGTCAGTTTCCTGGTGTTTATGATTATCCTGGGAGTGTTCAGAATCCGAGCTGCACATCAGAGAACGATGCGTGACCAGGACACTGGAAAGGAGAACGAGATGGACTGGGATGACTCTGCTTTGACCATCACTGTGAACCCCATGGAG ACTTACGAGGATCAACACAGCagtgaagaggaagaggaagaagaggaagaagaaagtgaaGATGGAGAAGAAGATGACATCACTAGTGCAGAGTCTGAAAGcagtgaggaggaagagggagagcaggaggaggaccAACAGAATGTTAACAGACAGCAACAGCTGGAATGGGATGACTCTACCCTCAGTTATTGA
- the CLSTN1 gene encoding calsyntenin-1 isoform X2 yields MPPRRPGMPPAPASCLLLAALLCGGVGAARVNKHKPWIETTYHGIVTENDNMVLLDPPLIALDKDAPLRFAGEICGFKIHGQNVPFEAVVVDKSTGEGIIRSKEKLDCELQKDYTFTIQAYDCGKGPDGANAKKSHKATVHIQVNDVNEYAPVFKEKSYKATVIEGKRYDNILKVEAVDADCSPQFSQICNYEIVTPDVPFAIDKDGYIKNTEKLSYGKEHQYKLTVTAYDCGKKRAAEDVLVKISIKPTCKPGWQGWSKRIEYEPGTGSLALFPGMHLETCDEPITSVQATVELETNHIGKGCDRDTYSEKSIHRLCGASSGTAELLPPPSSAANWTIGLPTDNGHDSDQVFEFNGTQAVKIPDGVVTVNLKEPFMISVWMRHGPGTKEKETILCNSDKTDMNRHHYTLYVHNCRLVFLFRQDPSEGKTYKPAEFHWKLNQVCDKEWHHYVLNVEFPAVTLYVDGVSYDPFPVTEDYPLHPSKIETQLVVGACWQEYTGNENDNETVPETSAGGELHMAQFFRGNLAGLMIRSGKLENKKVIDCLYTCKEGLDLQMADGVGKGVKIHMNPSQSTLTLEGDDIDRVDKAMQHISYLNSRQFPTPGIRRLKVTSVVKCFNEEACASIPSVEGYVMVLQPEEPKISLSGINHFARSASEFESPEGVSLFPELRIISTITREVEPEGDGDEDPTVQESLVSEEIMHNLDTCEVTVLGEELNQEQESLEIDMTRLQQKGIEMSSSNLGMIITGVDTMASYEEVLHLIRYRNWHTVSLFDRKFKLVCSELNGRYVSNEFKVEVNVIHTANPVEHANHIAAQPQFVHPVHHTFVDLSGHNLANPHPFSVVPSTATVVIVVCVSFLVFMIILGVFRIRAAHQRTMRDQDTGKENEMDWDDSALTITVNPMETYEDQHSSEEEEEEEEEESEDGEEDDITSAESESSEEEEGEQEEDQQNVNRQQQLEWDDSTLSY; encoded by the exons TTAACAAACATAAGCCATGGATTGAAACAACTTATCATGGTATAGTTACAGAAAATGACAACATGGTGCTCTTGGATCCCCCTTTAATAGCCCTGGACAAAGATGCACCTCTGCGATTTGCAG GTGAGATTTGTGGATTTAAAATTCACGGGCAGAATGTTCCCTTTGAAGCAGTGGTAGTGGATAAATCCACTGGTGAGGGAATAATACGCTCTAAAGAAAAGCTTGACTGTGAGCTACAGAAGGACTACACATTCACCATACAGGCCTATGACTGTGGGAAGGGGCCAGATGgagcaaatgcaaaaaaatcccacaa AGCAACAGTCCATATTCAGGTGAACGACGTTAACGAGTACGCTCCTGTGTTTAAAGAAAAGTCATACAAGGCCACGGTTATTGAAGGGAAGAGGTATGACAACATCCTGAAAGTGGAAGCAGTGGATGCAGATTGTTCACCTCAGTTCAGCCAGATTTGCAACTATGAAATTGTAACTCCAGATGTACCTTTTGCTATTGACAAAGATG gttatataaaaaatacagaaaagttaaGCTATGGTAAAGAACATCAGTATAAACTGACAGTAACAGCGTATGACTGTGGGAAGAAGAGAGCTGCTGAGGATGTGTTGGTTAAAATTAGCATAAAGCCTACATGCAAGCCTGGCTGGCAAG GTTGGAGCAAAAGAATAGAATATGAGCCTGGTACTGGTTCATTAGCTCTTTTCCCTGGCATGCATTTGGAGACGTGTGATGAGCCAATAACCTCAGTTCAAGCAACTGTTGAACTAGAAACCAACCATATTGGTAAAGGCTGCGATAGAGACACGTATTCTGAGAAATCCATTCACAGGCTCTGTG GTGCTtcttctggcacagctgagctgcttcctcctcccagTAGTGCTGCTAACTGGACAATAGGACTTCCTACTGATAATGGTCATGACAGTGACCAAGTCTTCGAATTTAATGGCACACAAGCTGTGAAGATCCCAGATGGTGTTGTCACAGTCAATCTAAAAGAGCCCTTCATGATTTCAGTGTGGATGAGACATGGGCCTGGAACCAAAGAGAAAGAGACGATTCTGTGCAATTCAGACAAGACAG ATATGAACCGGCATCACTACACGCTCTACGTACACAACTGCAggcttgttttcctcttccGCCAAGATCCTTCAGAGGGAAAAACGTACAAACCTGCTGAATTTCACTGGAAACTAAACCAA GTATGTGACAAAGAGTGGCATCATTATGTCCTGAATGTCGAATTCCCTGCGGTAACTCTTTATGTAGATGGTGTTTCATATGATCCCTTCCCAGTGACTGAGGATTACCCACTTCATCCTTCAAAGATAGAAACACAGCTGGTAGTTGGAGCATGTTGGCAAG AATATAcaggaaatgaaaatgacaATGAAACTGTGCCTGAGACCTCTGCAG GTGGTGAGCTCCACATGGCTCAGTTTTTCCGAGGCAATCTGGCAGGTTTGATGATTCGTTCTGGGaaactggaaaacaagaaagtgaTAGATTGCCTGTATACTTGCAAAGAGGGACTGGATTTGCAGATGGCTGATGGTGTTGGCAAGGGCGTGAAG ATCCACATGAACCCAAGTCAGTCAACGCTGACCTTAGAGGGGGATGATATTGACAGAGTTGACAAGGCCATGCAACACATTTCCTATCTGAATTCCCGCCAGTTCCCAACACCTGGGATTCGGAGGCTTAAAGTCACCAGCGTTGTCAA GTGCTTCAATGAAGAGGCCTGTGCCTCCATTCCTTCTGTGGAGGGATATGTAATGGTCTTGCAACCAGAGGAACCGAAAATCAGCCTTAGTGGCATCAACCATTTTGCCCGCTCTGCCTCGGAGTTTGAGAGCCCTGAGGGCGTTTCCCTCTTTCCTGAGCTTCGCATAATAAGCACCATTACACGGGAAGTGGAGCCGGAGGGAGATGGAGATGAAGATCCTACAG tTCAAGAGTCTTTGGTTTCTGAAGAGATCATGCATAACCTGGATACGTGTGAGGTGACAGTGCTAGGAGAGGAACTAAATCAGGAACAAGAAAGCCTGGAGATTGACATGACACGATTGCAGCAGAAAGGCATTGAGATGAGTAGTTCCAACCTGGGCATGATTATCACAG GGGTTGATACTATGGCCAGTTATGAAGAAGTTTTGCATTTGATACGCTACAGGAACTGGCACACTGTTTCCCTCTTTGACAGAAAGTTCAAATTAGTCTGTTCTGAGCTTAACGGGCGCTACGTCAGCAACGAGTTTAAAGTGGAG GTGAATGTTATCCACACAGCTAACCCAGTTGAACATGCTAATCACATAGCTGCACAGCCACAGTTTGTTCATCCAGTGCATCACACATTTGTTGATCTCTCTGGGCACAACTTAGCAAACCCTCATCCATTTTCAG TTGTTCCAAGTACAGCCACTGTTGTGATTGTAGTTTGTGTCAGTTTCCTGGTGTTTATGATTATCCTGGGAGTGTTCAGAATCCGAGCTGCACATCAGAGAACGATGCGTGACCAGGACACTGGAAAGGAGAACGAGATGGACTGGGATGACTCTGCTTTGACCATCACTGTGAACCCCATGGAG ACTTACGAGGATCAACACAGCagtgaagaggaagaggaagaagaggaagaagaaagtgaaGATGGAGAAGAAGATGACATCACTAGTGCAGAGTCTGAAAGcagtgaggaggaagagggagagcaggaggaggaccAACAGAATGTTAACAGACAGCAACAGCTGGAATGGGATGACTCTACCCTCAGTTATTGA
- the CLSTN1 gene encoding calsyntenin-1 isoform X3, which translates to MPPRRPGMPPAPASCLLLAALLCGGVGAARVNKHKPWIETTYHGIVTENDNMVLLDPPLIALDKDAPLRFAESFEVTVTKEGEICGFKIHGQNVPFEAVVVDKSTGEGIIRSKEKLDCELQKDYTFTIQAYDCGKGPDGANAKKSHKATVHIQVNDVNEYAPVFKEKSYKATVIEGKRYDNILKVEAVDADCSPQFSQICNYEIVTPDVPFAIDKDGYIKNTEKLSYGKEHQYKLTVTAYDCGKKRAAEDVLVKISIKPTCKPGWQGWSKRIEYEPGTGSLALFPGMHLETCDEPITSVQATVELETNHIGKGCDRDTYSEKSIHRLCGASSGTAELLPPPSSAANWTIGLPTDNGHDSDQVFEFNGTQAVKIPDGVVTVNLKEPFMISVWMRHGPGTKEKETILCNSDKTDMNRHHYTLYVHNCRLVFLFRQDPSEGKTYKPAEFHWKLNQVCDKEWHHYVLNVEFPAVTLYVDGVSYDPFPVTEDYPLHPSKIETQLVVGACWQGGELHMAQFFRGNLAGLMIRSGKLENKKVIDCLYTCKEGLDLQMADGVGKGVKIHMNPSQSTLTLEGDDIDRVDKAMQHISYLNSRQFPTPGIRRLKVTSVVKCFNEEACASIPSVEGYVMVLQPEEPKISLSGINHFARSASEFESPEGVSLFPELRIISTITREVEPEGDGDEDPTVQESLVSEEIMHNLDTCEVTVLGEELNQEQESLEIDMTRLQQKGIEMSSSNLGMIITGVDTMASYEEVLHLIRYRNWHTVSLFDRKFKLVCSELNGRYVSNEFKVEVNVIHTANPVEHANHIAAQPQFVHPVHHTFVDLSGHNLANPHPFSVVPSTATVVIVVCVSFLVFMIILGVFRIRAAHQRTMRDQDTGKENEMDWDDSALTITVNPMETYEDQHSSEEEEEEEEEESEDGEEDDITSAESESSEEEEGEQEEDQQNVNRQQQLEWDDSTLSY; encoded by the exons TTAACAAACATAAGCCATGGATTGAAACAACTTATCATGGTATAGTTACAGAAAATGACAACATGGTGCTCTTGGATCCCCCTTTAATAGCCCTGGACAAAGATGCACCTCTGCGATTTGCAG AGAGTTTTGAGGTGACAGTCACCAAAGAAG GTGAGATTTGTGGATTTAAAATTCACGGGCAGAATGTTCCCTTTGAAGCAGTGGTAGTGGATAAATCCACTGGTGAGGGAATAATACGCTCTAAAGAAAAGCTTGACTGTGAGCTACAGAAGGACTACACATTCACCATACAGGCCTATGACTGTGGGAAGGGGCCAGATGgagcaaatgcaaaaaaatcccacaa AGCAACAGTCCATATTCAGGTGAACGACGTTAACGAGTACGCTCCTGTGTTTAAAGAAAAGTCATACAAGGCCACGGTTATTGAAGGGAAGAGGTATGACAACATCCTGAAAGTGGAAGCAGTGGATGCAGATTGTTCACCTCAGTTCAGCCAGATTTGCAACTATGAAATTGTAACTCCAGATGTACCTTTTGCTATTGACAAAGATG gttatataaaaaatacagaaaagttaaGCTATGGTAAAGAACATCAGTATAAACTGACAGTAACAGCGTATGACTGTGGGAAGAAGAGAGCTGCTGAGGATGTGTTGGTTAAAATTAGCATAAAGCCTACATGCAAGCCTGGCTGGCAAG GTTGGAGCAAAAGAATAGAATATGAGCCTGGTACTGGTTCATTAGCTCTTTTCCCTGGCATGCATTTGGAGACGTGTGATGAGCCAATAACCTCAGTTCAAGCAACTGTTGAACTAGAAACCAACCATATTGGTAAAGGCTGCGATAGAGACACGTATTCTGAGAAATCCATTCACAGGCTCTGTG GTGCTtcttctggcacagctgagctgcttcctcctcccagTAGTGCTGCTAACTGGACAATAGGACTTCCTACTGATAATGGTCATGACAGTGACCAAGTCTTCGAATTTAATGGCACACAAGCTGTGAAGATCCCAGATGGTGTTGTCACAGTCAATCTAAAAGAGCCCTTCATGATTTCAGTGTGGATGAGACATGGGCCTGGAACCAAAGAGAAAGAGACGATTCTGTGCAATTCAGACAAGACAG ATATGAACCGGCATCACTACACGCTCTACGTACACAACTGCAggcttgttttcctcttccGCCAAGATCCTTCAGAGGGAAAAACGTACAAACCTGCTGAATTTCACTGGAAACTAAACCAA GTATGTGACAAAGAGTGGCATCATTATGTCCTGAATGTCGAATTCCCTGCGGTAACTCTTTATGTAGATGGTGTTTCATATGATCCCTTCCCAGTGACTGAGGATTACCCACTTCATCCTTCAAAGATAGAAACACAGCTGGTAGTTGGAGCATGTTGGCAAG GTGGTGAGCTCCACATGGCTCAGTTTTTCCGAGGCAATCTGGCAGGTTTGATGATTCGTTCTGGGaaactggaaaacaagaaagtgaTAGATTGCCTGTATACTTGCAAAGAGGGACTGGATTTGCAGATGGCTGATGGTGTTGGCAAGGGCGTGAAG ATCCACATGAACCCAAGTCAGTCAACGCTGACCTTAGAGGGGGATGATATTGACAGAGTTGACAAGGCCATGCAACACATTTCCTATCTGAATTCCCGCCAGTTCCCAACACCTGGGATTCGGAGGCTTAAAGTCACCAGCGTTGTCAA GTGCTTCAATGAAGAGGCCTGTGCCTCCATTCCTTCTGTGGAGGGATATGTAATGGTCTTGCAACCAGAGGAACCGAAAATCAGCCTTAGTGGCATCAACCATTTTGCCCGCTCTGCCTCGGAGTTTGAGAGCCCTGAGGGCGTTTCCCTCTTTCCTGAGCTTCGCATAATAAGCACCATTACACGGGAAGTGGAGCCGGAGGGAGATGGAGATGAAGATCCTACAG tTCAAGAGTCTTTGGTTTCTGAAGAGATCATGCATAACCTGGATACGTGTGAGGTGACAGTGCTAGGAGAGGAACTAAATCAGGAACAAGAAAGCCTGGAGATTGACATGACACGATTGCAGCAGAAAGGCATTGAGATGAGTAGTTCCAACCTGGGCATGATTATCACAG GGGTTGATACTATGGCCAGTTATGAAGAAGTTTTGCATTTGATACGCTACAGGAACTGGCACACTGTTTCCCTCTTTGACAGAAAGTTCAAATTAGTCTGTTCTGAGCTTAACGGGCGCTACGTCAGCAACGAGTTTAAAGTGGAG GTGAATGTTATCCACACAGCTAACCCAGTTGAACATGCTAATCACATAGCTGCACAGCCACAGTTTGTTCATCCAGTGCATCACACATTTGTTGATCTCTCTGGGCACAACTTAGCAAACCCTCATCCATTTTCAG TTGTTCCAAGTACAGCCACTGTTGTGATTGTAGTTTGTGTCAGTTTCCTGGTGTTTATGATTATCCTGGGAGTGTTCAGAATCCGAGCTGCACATCAGAGAACGATGCGTGACCAGGACACTGGAAAGGAGAACGAGATGGACTGGGATGACTCTGCTTTGACCATCACTGTGAACCCCATGGAG ACTTACGAGGATCAACACAGCagtgaagaggaagaggaagaagaggaagaagaaagtgaaGATGGAGAAGAAGATGACATCACTAGTGCAGAGTCTGAAAGcagtgaggaggaagagggagagcaggaggaggaccAACAGAATGTTAACAGACAGCAACAGCTGGAATGGGATGACTCTACCCTCAGTTATTGA